The Zootoca vivipara chromosome 16, rZooViv1.1, whole genome shotgun sequence genome has a segment encoding these proteins:
- the REST gene encoding RE1-silencing transcription factor, translating into MAMQVLGQSGGSGLFPGNTNLGMALPNDMYDFSELSKAELAAPQLIMLANVALTGEVNGNCCDYMVGEERQMAELTTVGNANFSDSDGEGIDEAQGMENNHRRLEDMDLGPLEAPEVRNVEMAELTEPSVPHTCSQDKGYPLEVPDTPESADDKCKSLKNKPFRCKPCQYEAESEKEFVHHIRVHSAKRFIVEEKAEKHGQAKEAASSATDEVDFSKGPIRCDRCGYNTNRYDHYLAHLKHHNKAGENERVYKCTICTYTTVSEYHWKKHLRNHFPRKVYTCSQCSYFSDRKNNYVQHIRTHTGERPYRCSMCPYSSSQKTHLTRHMRTHSGEKPFKCEQCSYVASNQHEVTRHARQVHDGPKPLACPHCDYKTADRSNFKKHVELHVSPRQFLCPVCEYAASKKCNLQYHIKSRHPDCCDITMDVSKVRLRTKKNEVNTSENMGTDNKSVEQEQAKKEMTEKKSERTVKEENLSKEKKPTSSVGIGHVTTRSRKTVAESKEANVKTEKMTEKSGKTKKSKRKADATPVPLTKDFAADTDVTVKKKKKTEKMSPKCQDSQKSENKLEVTKKQNSCLKRNKKKKYLRSKPGKNNRKLDCEKVTDEEPFSKESVAIQEEESKETDNACNELQPTVILDVRESQCVPVENMQDQKSLAAQHKAMDMELEVKEQEMPMAEEETIKAVSQNEIELPVTPCIRSEDSNTTFEKETGILKDALPDLSQNTQTTEACEMQIVTDPDPIQETEEVQQTCEIEPVSNSHPEDVSSTKELQAEDSVEGPPPLLPEKLEKSTKADLVSASSNGTVVNENQEMEEDEGIHSHEGSDISDNISEGSDDSGLNGARTAQEKDQKPSQEVAEAKATKENYVCIFCDRSFKKEGEYSKHLNRHLVNVYYLEKATKGQD; encoded by the exons ATGGCAATGCAAGTGCTGGGGCAGTCTGGTGGCAGTGGCCTGTTTCCTGGAAATACTAACCTTGGCATGGCTTTGCCAAATGACATGTATGACTTTTCAGAACTTTCCAAAGCTGAGCTAGCAGCTCCACAGCTTATTATGCTGGCAAATGTGGCCCTGACAGGAGAAGTTAATGGCAACTGTTGTGACTACATGGTTGGTGAAGAGAGGCAAATGGCTGAACTGACAACCGTCGGCAATGCCAACTTTTCAGATAGCGATGGAGAAGGAATAGATGAAGCACAAGGCATGGAGAACAACCATAGACGCCTGGAAGATATGGATCTGGGACCCCTTGAAGCTCCTGAGGTTCGTAATGTGGAAATGGCAGAACTGACAGAGCCTTCTGTTCCTCATACTTGCAGCCAAGACAAGGGCTACCCGTTGGAGGTGCCAGATACTCCAGAGAGTGCAGATGACAAATGTAAGAGCTTGAAGAACAAACCATTTCGTTGTAAGCCGTGTCAGTATGAGGCAGAGTCAGAGAAGGAGTTTGTCCATCACATTCGGGTACACAGTGCCAAGAGATTCATTGTAGAAGAAAAAGCTGAGAAGCATGGCCAAGCTAAAGAAGCTGCCTCCAGTGCTACAGATGAAGTTGATTTCTCCAAGGGGCCCATTAGATGTGATCGCTGTGGCTACAACACTAACAGGTATGATCACTATCTGGCTCATTTGAAGCACCACAACAAAGCTGGAGAAAATGAGAGGGTCTACAAATGCACCATCTGCACATATACAACTGTCAGTGAATATCACTGGAAGAAGCATTTAAGAAACCATTTCCCACGGAAAGTGTACACATGCTCACAATGCTCCTACTTCTCAGACCGGAAGAACAACTATGTGCAACATATTCGAACTCATACAG GAGAGCGTCCCTATCGGTGTTCCATGTGTCCTTATTCAAGTTCTCAGAAGACTCATTTAACCAGGCACATGCGCACACATTCAG gtgagaagccatttaaatgtgaGCAGTGCAGCTATGTGGCATCAAACCAGCATGAAGTGACTCGGCATGCAAGGCAGGTTCATGATGGGCCCAAACCGCTAGCCTGCCCGCATTGTGACTACAAAACTGCTGACCGAAGCAACTTCAAGAAGCATGTTGAACTCCATGTCAGCCCACGGCAGTTCCTTTGCCCAGTCTGCGAGTATGCTGCATCCAAGAAGTGTAATTTGCAGTATCACATCAAATCCAGACATCCTGACTGTTGTGACATCACAATGGATGTCTCAAAAGTAAGACTACGGACTAAAAAGAATGAAGTGAATACTTCTGAAAACATGGGTACTGATAATAAGAGCGTGGAACAAGAACAGGCAAAGAAAGAGATGACTGAAAAGAAAAGTGAGAGAACTGTAAAAGAAGAGAACctgtcaaaagaaaagaaaccaactAGCAGTGTTGGTATAGGCCATGTAACAACTCGAAGTCGCAAAACCGTTGCTGAAAGCAAGGAGGCAAATGTAAAAACTGAGAAAATGACAGAGAAATCTGGTAAAACAAAGAaatcaaagagaaaagcagatgCCACCCCTGTTCCTTTGACAAAAGATTTTGCAGCAGACACTGATGTtacagtgaagaagaaaaagaaaactgaaaaaatGTCTCCTAAATGTCAGGACTCTCAAAAGAGTGAAAACAAATTAGAAGTCACCAAAAAGCAAAATTCTTGCCTGAAgagaaacaagaaaaagaaatatctGAGGAGTAAGCCTGGTAAGAACAACAGGAAGCTTGATTGTGAGAAGGTCACAGATGAGGAGCCGTTCTCTAAAGAATCTGTTGCTATACAAGAGGAGGAAAGTAAGGAAACTGATAATGCTTGCAATGAACTCCAGCCTACTGTTATCCTTGATGTTAGAGAGAGCCAATGTGTTCCTGTGGAGAATATGCAGGATCAAAAGTCACTGGCTGCACAGCACAAGGCCATGGATATGGAACTAGAGGTGAAAGAGCAAGAAATGCCCATGGCAGAAGAGGAGACTATTAAAGCAGTTTCTCAGAATGAAATTGAGCTGCCAGTCACTCCTTGTATCAGGTCTGAGGACTCAAATACCACCTTTGAAAAAGAGACAGGCATACTAAAAGATGCTTTACCTGATTTGTCCCAAAATACGCAAACCACAGAAGCTTGTGAGATGCAGATTGTGACCGATCCTGATCCAATACAAGAAACTGAAGAGGTACAACAAACATGTGAGATAGAACCTGTGAGTAACTCACATCCAGAAGATGTCAGTTCTACAAAAGAATTGCAGGCTGAAGACTCGGTAGAAGGTCCTCCACCACTGTTGCCAGAAAAACTGGAGAAGAGCACTAAAGCGGACCTGGTTTCAGCATCGTCCAATGGTACAGTAGTAAATGAAAATCAGGAAATGGAAGAGGATGAAGGCATCCACAGTCACGAGGGCAGTGATATAAGTGACAACATATCAGAAGGCAGTGATGATTCTGGGTTAAATGGTGCTCGGACAGCACAGGAGAAAGATCAGAAACCATCCCAAGAAGTGGCAGAAGCCAAGGCCACAAAGGAGAACTATGTGTGCATATTCTGCGATCGTTCATTTAAAAAGGAAGGTGAATACAGTAAGCACCTGAATCGCCATTTAGTAAATGTCTACTATCTTGAGAAAGCAACAAAGGGGCAAGATTAA